Part of the Dehalobacter sp. 12DCB1 genome is shown below.
TTAAATCTTTTCAGAATATCCGGCACCAGGCCGGAATTCATATTTCCAAAAACCTGACCATTGATGGTCATGACAGGAGCCAGTCCACAGGCTCCAATGCAAGCAACGGTTTCCAACGTGAATCTTTGATCAGCGGTAGTCTCTCCGGCAACAATTGCAAGTTCGCGTTCAATCTCAGAAAGTACTTTCTGAGCGCCTCTGACGTGACAGGCTGTTCCCATACAAACCCGGATCAAATTACGGCCTGTTGGTTTCAGTCTGAACTGAGCATAGAAAGTAACGACGCCAAATACTTTTGCCTCAGGGATCTTCAGTCCTTTGGCAATGGCCCGCATGACGGCTTCAGGAAGATAACCATACATTTCCTGAGCCTCTTGGAGAACCGGAATAAGAGCACCATCATGACCCTGATAAGCAGAGATAATCTCATTCAGCCTGTGTTGATTGGAATCAGCAAATACTGCCTCTTGTTTGGAGTCACAACACTTACACATATTCACTCTCCTTAATTTGTCCTAATCTTAGCAAATGTGATTATGGAACATAGATTACACCATTTTCTGTAAGCAGTAAAGACATTTTAAAATCATGATCCTCTGCTGCAATTTTTTCAACCAGCTGGCAATCATACGCCAAACCGATGATGCAAACGTCTTTCCTTAATTGAGGCAGGAAACGATCATAAAAGCCTTTGCCAAAACCAATCCTTTTGCCTTGCCTGTCAAATACGACACCCGGAACTAGAATCAGATCAATTTCTTCTGGGGGTATCGGATGTAAGTAGTCAGGACCCGGCTCTCTGATCCCAAAAGTCCCTAACTGTACATCATCTTTAATATTTTTGATTTGACACGGAATAATGGTTTCCCCCTGACAAAACGGAATAATCAACTTTTTTCGTGCTTTGAGCGTTTCTTCCGCAACCCCGGTAGTTTCTACTTCATCCCAATAATTTAAGTACATCATAATTATCTCCGCGTTCTGATAAGCTGGCAAAGACGTTATATTCCTTTGAATCCGATCATTTTTTTGCCTGCGTTCATCAGCTGTCATGACCCTCCTGATTTGAAGAACTTTTTTTCGAAATAAATCTTTTTCTTTTTTGTTCACGTTCTGTCCTCCTGGTCATATGTCTGCATTACAGAGCAAAATTAATCATATTTTCGACATTAATCACTTCAAAAATCATAATTTCTTAAAAATGGTGTTCATTTAGCATTTTTTCCTAAAAATTATCCCCAGCCGCACTAGCCAAAGAACAAGTTTTTTCATGGTTTATCCACATTATCCACAACCGTTGTGGATAAATATTGCATTCTATGTTTTTCTTATACCTATTCTTTTTTGTCGATTTTTTTACCATAATAAATAAAAAATATAAAGTTTTTGATTATTCAATCAATTATTAATGAATAATTGAAAATAAACCGATGTAACTGCGTCCTCCAATTTTACATATTCAAGCCAGGAACCGCATTTAACTTCCATGAAGCATAATCATCATTCATAAAGCGATAATAACCGGCCAGTGCAATCATCGCGCCATTGTCGGTACAGTATACCGGTGAAGGATAAACAAAAGAGATTGCGCGGTGATCCAGTTCCTGCTGCAGCACTTGCCGCAAATTGCTGTTTGCTGCAACCCCGCCGGCCAGGGCCAAGGTCTTAATCGGATATTTTTCCAAGGCCCGGAGAGTTTTCTGCACAAGCACCTCTACAACGGCAGCCTGGAAAGAAGCTGCCAGGTTGGCAGTATTCAAAATTTCGCCCTTCATCCGAGCACTGTTTAAGGTATTAAGAACCGAGGACTTTAATCCGCTGAAACTGAAATCAAAGCTCCCGGTTTCCAGCATTGCTCTGGGAAAATCAAAAGCTGCTGCATTTCCTTCGAAAGCAGCCTTCTGGATATTCGGACCGCCCGGATATCCAAATCCAAGCGCCCGGGCTACTTTGTCAAAGGCTTCTCCGGCAGCATCATCCCTGGTTCTACCGATCACTTCATAGTCTAGATGTCCCCTAAAAATAATCAGATTGGTGTGTCCGCCGGATGCCAAAAGCGCCAGCAGCGGGAAACGCAAGTCCGGATGCTCCAAGAAGTTGGCATAAACATGCCCCTCCAGATGGTTGACGCCGATTAAAGGAATGCCTGCTGCATAGGCCATGGCTTTGGCAGCAGATACTCCCACCAGGAGAGATCCCACCAACCCAGGGCCGTACGTCACTGCAACTGCAGAAAGATCTTTAAATCCCATACCTGCTTGTCCGAGGGCCTCTGAAACTACCTGACTGATATGCAGACAGTGTTCCCGCGATGCTATTTCCGGGACAACGCCTCCATACTTTTGGTGGGTACCAATCTGAGATGAGATGATGTGGCTTTTTAAATCTGTACCGTTGACTAAGACCGCAGCCGACGTCTCATCACAGCTTGTTTCAATACCTAAAATTATTACATTTTTGTTATTGTCCACAATACTCCTCCAACGAAACTAGTTAAGTTCTACTAGAGACTGGCCCACATAATCAGTGCATCCTCCTGGTTGTCGGAATAGTACCCTTTGCGTACTCCGGCTGCCTTGAAACCTAATTTTTCATACAGATTCCGCGCCGTCTGATTGGATACCCGAACTTCCAGTGTAAACCGCATCACACCTTTAGCTATCATCTGATAAATCACGTTTTTCATCAGGTACTCGCCCCAGCCCTTACCGCGGCATCCCGGCCAGATTGCAACATTTGTAATATGCCCCTCTCCCATGACGATCCAAAGCCCTATATAGCCAATAACCTTGTGATCCAGCTCTAGGCAAAAATAATTGGCTAAAACATTATTTTTCAATTCTGATGTAAAAGACTCCGTTGTCCATGGCGTGGCAAACGATACTTCCTCAATCGCCACAATGGATGGGATATCCCCAAGCTGCATAGGGCGAACGATAGCCTCGGCCTCAGGTTCCCTATTCTGTTTGGCCCGATCTCTTTTTAACATTTTTATCACCTAATATCAGTATTCCTCTTAAATGATGTTTCAGAATCATAGTATGTTGAGAATACCAATATGACTACTGCATTTTGCCTTGTTTCTTAAGATAATTGGTTTCAGCTTCTGAGAGACGAATATAAATGGGTTCCAGCGCATGAAAATTCCCGTCAACGCATCTTATCTTCCACTGTTCCCAAACCTCACATGCTGCATAGGCTCCTCTTGGAAGGTACTGGTATTCAGACAGTATAACGGCCTGGCTACCAAGTTGTTCCTCCAGAAATTTTCTACCCCCGCTAACCGCGTCCCCAACAAAAAAGCAAGATTTTTGAAGTTCCTTCAATTCCGCTGTGAGCGCTTCCGGCTTAACAGCTTTCGGCCCGTCCAGGCATTCTCTGTCTTCCCTCCAAATATATCGAGCATAATACCATTCGTTTTTGCGGGCATCTAGGATCACAACGGTTTCTTCCGACCTGCCCTTTCCAGCCCAGGCCAACGTATCCAGCGAAGTAATTCCGACCAAAGGAATATTGAGGACCTGTGCAAGTCCCTGGGCTGTGGCGATTCCGATCCTGATGCCGGTAAATGACCCTGGACCCCTGACTGCGCCGATAAAATCAAGATCCACGGGTTTCCAGTCTGCAGCATTCAGCAGCTGATCCAGCATCGGGATTAGTCTTTCAGAATGGGTTTTCCCAGTGTTCAGGAATCCCTCTGCGACTAGCCTGCCATCCTGCCCCAGGGCCAGCGCAGTTATCTTTGTTGTTGTATCGATTGTCAGATATTTCATAGGCCTCACTGCTTTTAATTATTTTTTCGCAAATGTCAAAAATTGAGCATAATTGAACGTGTTTGATTACCGCTTCCCTGAATTCTGATTTCGAGCCTGTCTTCCGGCAGTAAATCTACAATGATTTCCGGCCATT
Proteins encoded:
- the nuoE gene encoding NADH-quinone oxidoreductase subunit NuoE, whose translation is MCKCCDSKQEAVFADSNQHRLNEIISAYQGHDGALIPVLQEAQEMYGYLPEAVMRAIAKGLKIPEAKVFGVVTFYAQFRLKPTGRNLIRVCMGTACHVRGAQKVLSEIERELAIVAGETTADQRFTLETVACIGACGLAPVMTINGQVFGNMNSGLVPDILKRFK
- a CDS encoding 5-formyltetrahydrofolate cyclo-ligase → MNKKEKDLFRKKVLQIRRVMTADERRQKNDRIQRNITSLPAYQNAEIIMMYLNYWDEVETTGVAEETLKARKKLIIPFCQGETIIPCQIKNIKDDVQLGTFGIREPGPDYLHPIPPEEIDLILVPGVVFDRQGKRIGFGKGFYDRFLPQLRKDVCIIGLAYDCQLVEKIAAEDHDFKMSLLLTENGVIYVP
- the tsaD gene encoding tRNA (adenosine(37)-N6)-threonylcarbamoyltransferase complex transferase subunit TsaD; amino-acid sequence: MDNNKNVIILGIETSCDETSAAVLVNGTDLKSHIISSQIGTHQKYGGVVPEIASREHCLHISQVVSEALGQAGMGFKDLSAVAVTYGPGLVGSLLVGVSAAKAMAYAAGIPLIGVNHLEGHVYANFLEHPDLRFPLLALLASGGHTNLIIFRGHLDYEVIGRTRDDAAGEAFDKVARALGFGYPGGPNIQKAAFEGNAAAFDFPRAMLETGSFDFSFSGLKSSVLNTLNSARMKGEILNTANLAASFQAAVVEVLVQKTLRALEKYPIKTLALAGGVAANSNLRQVLQQELDHRAISFVYPSPVYCTDNGAMIALAGYYRFMNDDYASWKLNAVPGLNM
- the rimI gene encoding ribosomal protein S18-alanine N-acetyltransferase yields the protein MLKRDRAKQNREPEAEAIVRPMQLGDIPSIVAIEEVSFATPWTTESFTSELKNNVLANYFCLELDHKVIGYIGLWIVMGEGHITNVAIWPGCRGKGWGEYLMKNVIYQMIAKGVMRFTLEVRVSNQTARNLYEKLGFKAAGVRKGYYSDNQEDALIMWASL
- the tsaB gene encoding tRNA (adenosine(37)-N6)-threonylcarbamoyltransferase complex dimerization subunit type 1 TsaB; the encoded protein is MKYLTIDTTTKITALALGQDGRLVAEGFLNTGKTHSERLIPMLDQLLNAADWKPVDLDFIGAVRGPGSFTGIRIGIATAQGLAQVLNIPLVGITSLDTLAWAGKGRSEETVVILDARKNEWYYARYIWREDRECLDGPKAVKPEALTAELKELQKSCFFVGDAVSGGRKFLEEQLGSQAVILSEYQYLPRGAYAACEVWEQWKIRCVDGNFHALEPIYIRLSEAETNYLKKQGKMQ